The proteins below are encoded in one region of Kogia breviceps isolate mKogBre1 chromosome 8, mKogBre1 haplotype 1, whole genome shotgun sequence:
- the LOC131761301 gene encoding prorelaxin encodes MPRLFLSHLLGVWLLLSQLPREISGQRTNDLIKACGRELVRLWVDICGSVSWGRTALSLEEPWLRSGPPAEIMPPSITKDAETLKMLLEFVPNLPQELKATLSERQPSLRGLQQSALKDSNLNFEEFKKIILNRQNEAEDKSLSELKNLGLDKHSRKKRLFRMTLSEKCCQVGCIRKDIARLC; translated from the exons ATGCCGCGCCTGTTCTTGTCCCACCTGCTAGGGGTCTGGCTGCTACTGAGCcaacttcccagagagatttcaggCCAGAGGACGAACGACCTTATTAAGGCATGCGGCCGAGAATTAGTCCGCCTCTGGGTAGACATCTGTGGCTCGGTCTCCTGGGGGAGAACGGCTCTGAGCCTGGAGGAGCCTTGGCTGAGATCCGGACCGCCAGCAG aaatcatgCCACCCTCCATCACCAAAGATGCAGAAACCTTAAAGATGCTGTTGGAATTCGTTCCTAATTTGCCACAGGAGCTGAAGGCAACACTGTCTGAGAGGCAGCCATCACTGAGAGGGCTACAACAATCTGCATTAAAGGATTCAAATCTTAACTttgaagaatttaagaaaattattcttaATAGACAAAATGAAGCAGAAGACAAAAGTCTTTCAGAATTAAAAAACTTAGGCTTAGATAAACATTCCCGAAAAAAAAGACTGTTCCGTATGACTCTGAGTGAGAAATGTTGTCAAGTAGGTTGTATCAGAAAAGATATTGCTAGATTATGCTGA